A genome region from Alicyclobacillus acidocaldarius subsp. acidocaldarius DSM 446 includes the following:
- a CDS encoding DUF58 domain-containing protein codes for MTTSIRRPWLLTALVLASAAVSYLALGTGAVGLRALGGALDALSLYELSVAMAALAISKTRVEIPARAFAGDSVRIAVEVSTRAPRLGRWERRAEIALEWEGHRAASDSLNTVACCREPGGCRVELEAPSLRRGRYALNAVRVRVSDAFGLFSVDRRLPAEGAMAVYPKLVPVGDWVREIERRMRTHGATEREAEVAPTGGVVPYRPGERLSLIHWPTSLRTGDLYAREMASDISRPWRVVPWIRPGDPPHLAERALSVVLSLVAHGQRGGLSVECFIPTGHGQSLAWRRCRTFDEAGSALAEIDVCVGTAPPSAEVPGGWSATIWVTAGAPESVGLARGGRALVVSAVDRREPGDGRVARARGPEPSNARA; via the coding sequence ATGACAACTTCCATTCGCAGGCCGTGGCTCCTGACGGCGCTTGTGCTCGCGAGTGCCGCCGTGAGCTACCTGGCGCTCGGCACGGGGGCGGTGGGGCTGCGTGCGCTTGGAGGCGCCCTGGACGCCCTGAGCCTGTACGAACTCTCGGTCGCAATGGCCGCGCTCGCCATCTCGAAAACGCGCGTGGAGATCCCGGCGCGCGCGTTCGCGGGCGACAGCGTGCGCATCGCGGTCGAGGTCTCAACTCGGGCGCCCAGGCTCGGAAGGTGGGAGCGCCGCGCCGAGATCGCGCTCGAATGGGAGGGCCATCGCGCCGCGAGCGACAGCCTGAACACGGTGGCCTGCTGCAGGGAGCCGGGTGGCTGTCGGGTCGAACTGGAGGCCCCTTCGCTTCGCCGAGGTCGATACGCGCTGAACGCCGTGCGCGTTCGCGTGAGTGATGCGTTCGGCCTCTTTTCCGTCGATCGGCGCCTGCCGGCCGAGGGCGCGATGGCGGTGTACCCGAAGCTCGTGCCCGTCGGCGATTGGGTGCGCGAGATCGAGCGGCGGATGCGAACCCATGGGGCCACAGAGCGCGAGGCTGAGGTGGCGCCGACGGGCGGCGTGGTGCCTTATCGCCCGGGCGAGCGGCTGAGCCTCATCCACTGGCCGACATCGCTCAGGACGGGAGACCTGTATGCCAGAGAGATGGCTTCGGACATCTCGCGGCCGTGGCGTGTCGTGCCGTGGATCCGACCGGGCGATCCGCCGCATCTGGCGGAACGCGCGCTTTCGGTGGTGCTCTCGCTCGTCGCCCATGGGCAGCGCGGGGGCCTATCGGTTGAATGCTTCATTCCAACGGGCCATGGTCAGTCGCTTGCGTGGCGGCGGTGCCGCACGTTCGACGAGGCGGGCTCTGCACTTGCCGAGATCGACGTGTGCGTCGGCACGGCCCCACCGAGCGCCGAGGTGCCCGGAGGATGGTCCGCGACGATCTGGGTGACGGCCGGGGCTCCAGAATCGGTCGGACTGGCGAGGGGCGGGCGCGCGCTGGTGGTGTCAGCGGTTGACCGTCGGGAGCCTGGGGACGGGCGTGTCGCCAGGGCGCGCGGGCCAGAGCCGTCCAATGCTCGCGCCTAG
- a CDS encoding transglutaminase-like domain-containing protein has product MAHGPVRRLVRSLLCFAWVVTALAPVGFAFERRAAFEVAAFWFAMCLGAALTSPWKRGMAWAALLIAQVVAAFEAARLTGWFANLGAAPWRLCAFSLAGLAAMGLVRYAYRRPFTWLLYNGVAQIGLVAVSLTHPAAGVCLELMCLGLMLALFALARWEGAVARPSDWRRAAGVGAGIILCGAACALAAPKAPLVPGVARIVMSLVPRTPARTGYSLDDSHLGGSLVTDPQPILEMRAPVPLDLRGQVLSDYTGQGWVSVPLDGSDVATAAIGQPLPGGLPFAHVAYRAMDVTVSVKGTVNTTDLLAPYAVDRVLRLPGLYGNEFALDTVQGNIKAAPLGPGESYEVEVAVPNNPYARLASVGAPFVAVRRDIPASIRSFDTQLPAELPASVRQLAARIVAQGHAVTEYEMVNAIIQYLAAHERYDVSDVPVPQPGQDYVAQFLFDTHRGYCDNFASAAAVMLRTLGVPARFVTGFAVGAQNEVAPDTYVVSEADAHAWIEVYFPEFGWIPFDATPGFAMTFAPSSAPTRGAHGTLAPGTRRHSEAPASPPVVRREPLVVASVALGGAAAALGALWAARRARRRRASRQEERGEFLRLVREARAALDLPPSATLRHLRPLAERAGASDAFGPWLRAAEAKLYGAESKACEPADWRDLSATLSEWLEAASRAGAERIR; this is encoded by the coding sequence ATGGCCCATGGGCCTGTTCGGCGGCTCGTCCGAAGCCTCCTCTGTTTCGCGTGGGTCGTCACCGCGCTTGCGCCCGTGGGGTTCGCCTTCGAGCGGCGCGCGGCTTTCGAGGTGGCAGCGTTCTGGTTCGCCATGTGCCTTGGCGCCGCCCTGACGAGTCCTTGGAAACGCGGCATGGCCTGGGCCGCTCTGCTTATCGCCCAGGTCGTCGCCGCGTTTGAGGCGGCTCGCCTCACCGGTTGGTTCGCGAACCTCGGCGCGGCTCCCTGGCGGTTGTGCGCCTTCAGCCTGGCGGGGCTTGCCGCGATGGGGCTCGTGCGGTACGCGTATCGGCGGCCGTTCACCTGGCTCCTCTACAACGGCGTGGCTCAGATCGGGCTCGTGGCCGTCTCGCTGACGCACCCGGCCGCAGGCGTATGCCTGGAACTCATGTGTCTTGGGCTCATGCTCGCGCTCTTCGCGCTTGCCCGATGGGAGGGCGCGGTGGCCCGGCCATCCGACTGGCGCCGCGCCGCGGGTGTGGGCGCAGGGATCATCCTGTGCGGCGCGGCGTGCGCGCTCGCCGCGCCCAAGGCCCCCCTCGTACCTGGTGTGGCGCGCATCGTGATGTCGCTCGTGCCCCGGACCCCCGCGCGAACGGGCTACAGCTTGGACGACAGCCATCTCGGCGGATCGCTCGTCACGGATCCGCAGCCGATCCTCGAGATGCGGGCGCCGGTTCCGCTCGATCTGCGCGGACAGGTTCTGTCCGACTACACAGGGCAGGGCTGGGTGTCCGTCCCGCTTGACGGATCGGACGTCGCCACCGCGGCCATTGGCCAGCCCCTCCCGGGCGGGCTGCCGTTCGCGCACGTCGCGTACCGCGCCATGGACGTCACCGTGTCGGTGAAAGGCACCGTGAACACCACGGATCTTCTCGCGCCATATGCGGTCGATCGCGTCCTGCGGCTGCCGGGGCTCTACGGGAACGAGTTCGCGCTCGACACCGTGCAGGGCAACATCAAGGCGGCGCCGCTCGGCCCGGGGGAATCGTACGAGGTGGAGGTGGCCGTCCCAAACAACCCGTACGCACGTCTCGCCTCGGTCGGCGCTCCGTTTGTCGCCGTGCGGCGCGATATTCCGGCCAGCATCCGTTCGTTTGACACGCAGTTGCCGGCTGAGCTGCCGGCGAGCGTCAGGCAGTTGGCGGCGCGGATCGTCGCGCAAGGGCATGCGGTGACGGAGTACGAGATGGTGAATGCCATCATCCAATATCTCGCCGCACACGAGCGGTACGACGTGTCGGACGTGCCGGTGCCGCAGCCCGGGCAGGACTACGTCGCGCAGTTTCTCTTTGACACGCACCGCGGGTACTGCGACAACTTCGCGAGTGCCGCCGCCGTGATGCTGCGCACGCTCGGCGTGCCCGCGCGCTTCGTCACAGGGTTCGCCGTCGGCGCACAAAACGAGGTGGCCCCGGACACGTATGTGGTGTCGGAGGCAGACGCGCACGCGTGGATCGAGGTCTATTTTCCGGAGTTCGGCTGGATCCCGTTCGACGCGACGCCGGGCTTTGCCATGACGTTTGCGCCCAGCTCGGCCCCGACGCGCGGCGCGCACGGGACGCTCGCGCCGGGAACGCGCCGTCACAGCGAGGCGCCCGCATCTCCGCCTGTTGTCAGGCGCGAGCCGCTCGTGGTGGCGTCTGTCGCCCTCGGCGGCGCCGCCGCAGCGCTGGGCGCCCTTTGGGCCGCGAGACGGGCACGGCGGCGCCGCGCATCGCGCCAGGAGGAGCGCGGCGAATTCTTGCGGTTGGTGCGCGAGGCCCGGGCGGCGCTCGACCTGCCTCCGAGCGCCACGCTGCGCCATCTCCGACCGCTCGCCGAGCGCGCCGGCGCATCGGACGCGTTCGGGCCTTGGCTTCGTGCCGCCGAGGCAAAGCTGTACGGCGCAGAATCGAAGGCGTGCGAACCCGCGGACTGGCGCGACCTCTCGGCGACGCTGTCCGAGTGGCTTGAGGCGGCTTCACGCGCCGGCGCGGAACGAATCCGTTAG
- a CDS encoding MBL fold metallo-hydrolase, with product MAMQTGIERVRIETPYPEDHVNAYLILGDPLTLVDTGLPFPKSLAQLEDGLARHGVRFADIEQIVVTHMHLDHIGGVSAVQQASGARIVVSEAARRIVELGEDEHRRFDAFYAAFAREAGSDVRWESRIWMQKYDWRDVVYVRDGDVVRAGGRDWRVMYVPGHSRTDIVLVDPAGHAIAGDHLLPTISANAFVEPPVDPSAPRPKPLLDYRASMERTRALDLALVYPGHGDPFADHRALIDRRFAEHESRCAQIREALAEGATTVAEVTRRLFPKLEGPVVMLGLSEVQGHLDLLESRGEVTSAMDGEVRRWTRVAASSG from the coding sequence ATGGCCATGCAGACGGGCATCGAGCGGGTGCGGATCGAGACGCCGTATCCCGAAGATCATGTGAACGCGTACCTCATCTTGGGCGATCCGCTCACGCTGGTGGACACGGGGCTGCCGTTTCCGAAGTCCCTTGCACAGCTTGAGGACGGGCTCGCGCGACACGGGGTTCGATTCGCAGACATTGAACAGATTGTCGTCACGCACATGCACCTCGATCACATCGGGGGCGTCTCTGCCGTGCAGCAGGCGTCGGGCGCGCGCATCGTCGTCTCCGAGGCGGCACGCCGCATCGTGGAGCTCGGGGAAGACGAACATCGGCGATTCGACGCGTTTTACGCGGCGTTCGCCCGCGAGGCCGGATCGGACGTCCGCTGGGAGTCGCGCATCTGGATGCAGAAATACGATTGGCGCGACGTCGTCTACGTTCGCGATGGCGACGTGGTCCGCGCGGGCGGGCGCGACTGGCGGGTGATGTACGTCCCCGGCCACAGCCGCACCGACATCGTTCTGGTGGATCCCGCTGGTCACGCCATCGCCGGCGATCATCTGCTGCCCACCATCTCGGCGAACGCGTTTGTCGAGCCGCCGGTCGACCCGTCCGCCCCTCGCCCGAAGCCGCTGCTCGATTACCGGGCGTCGATGGAGCGCACCCGCGCCCTGGATCTCGCCCTGGTGTATCCCGGCCATGGGGATCCGTTTGCGGATCATCGGGCGCTCATCGACAGGCGATTCGCCGAGCACGAGTCGCGCTGTGCCCAGATCCGCGAAGCGTTGGCGGAGGGCGCGACGACCGTGGCGGAGGTCACCCGTCGTCTATTCCCAAAGCTGGAAGGTCCGGTGGTCATGCTCGGGTTGTCCGAGGTGCAGGGCCACCTCGATTTGCTGGAGAGCCGCGGCGAGGTGACCTCGGCGATGGACGGAGAGGTCAGGCGGTGGACCCGCGTGGCGGCGTCATCTGGGTGA
- the guaA gene encoding glutamine-hydrolyzing GMP synthase, producing MHELVAVLDFGGQYNQLIARRIRELGVYSELLPHTTSAEALKQRPLKGIVFSGGPKSVFAEGAPDVDHAVFDLGVPILGICYGMQLMAKRYHADVARGAVREYGRASIEVKPGAELFRGLPDRQGVWMSHSDVVTKVPEGFRLDAITDNGAIAAMSKPDAQLYAVQFHPEVHHSDYGTDLLRNFLFDVCRCRGDWTMRNFIDESIASIRERVGDKRVLVAISGGVDSSVAAALVHRAIGHQLTAMFVDHGLLRKGESDSVMQSLRDKLGIDVVRVDAKERFLGRLEGVTDPERKRKIIGEEFIRVFEEESERLGPFDYLVQGTLYTDIIESGTHTAATIKSHHNVGGLPEDVRFEIIEPLRDLFKDEVRRLGEALGLAPEIVWRQPFPGPGLAIRIIGEVTEEKLHLVRESDAILREEIAKAGLEREIWQYFTVLTGNRTVGVMGDERTYAYTLAVRAVLSQEGMTADFARIPWDVLAAISTRIVNEVPGINRVVYDITSKPPATIEWE from the coding sequence ATGCATGAACTTGTGGCCGTCCTCGACTTCGGAGGCCAGTACAACCAGCTGATTGCACGGCGCATCCGCGAGCTCGGCGTGTACTCCGAGCTTCTGCCCCACACCACATCGGCCGAAGCGCTGAAGCAGCGCCCGCTCAAGGGCATCGTCTTCTCCGGCGGCCCGAAGAGCGTGTTTGCGGAAGGCGCGCCAGACGTCGATCACGCCGTGTTCGATCTCGGCGTCCCCATTCTCGGCATTTGTTACGGCATGCAGCTCATGGCGAAGCGGTACCACGCGGACGTGGCACGCGGCGCCGTGCGCGAATACGGGCGGGCGTCCATCGAGGTGAAGCCGGGCGCTGAGCTGTTTCGCGGCCTGCCGGATCGCCAGGGCGTGTGGATGAGCCACAGCGACGTGGTGACCAAGGTGCCCGAGGGCTTTCGCCTCGACGCGATCACCGACAACGGCGCCATCGCGGCCATGTCGAAGCCAGATGCGCAGCTTTACGCCGTCCAATTTCACCCCGAGGTCCATCACAGCGATTACGGCACGGACCTTCTCCGCAACTTCCTATTCGACGTCTGCCGCTGCCGCGGGGATTGGACGATGCGCAACTTCATCGACGAGTCCATTGCCAGCATTCGCGAGCGAGTCGGCGACAAGCGCGTGCTCGTCGCCATCTCGGGCGGGGTCGATTCGTCGGTGGCGGCGGCGCTGGTGCATCGCGCCATTGGCCATCAGCTGACGGCCATGTTCGTCGATCACGGCCTCCTGCGCAAGGGCGAGAGCGACAGCGTCATGCAGAGCCTGCGGGACAAGCTCGGCATCGACGTGGTGCGGGTGGACGCGAAGGAGCGGTTTCTGGGCCGCCTCGAGGGCGTAACCGATCCCGAGCGGAAGCGGAAGATCATCGGCGAGGAATTCATCCGCGTGTTTGAGGAAGAGTCGGAGCGACTCGGCCCGTTCGACTACCTCGTGCAGGGCACGCTCTACACCGACATCATCGAAAGCGGGACGCATACGGCGGCGACCATCAAGTCGCATCACAATGTGGGCGGACTGCCGGAAGACGTCCGGTTTGAGATCATCGAGCCGCTGCGCGATCTGTTCAAGGACGAGGTGCGCCGCCTCGGCGAAGCGCTGGGCCTGGCGCCCGAGATCGTCTGGCGGCAGCCGTTCCCGGGGCCAGGGCTTGCCATCCGCATCATCGGCGAGGTGACGGAAGAGAAACTGCATCTCGTGCGCGAGTCGGACGCCATTTTGCGCGAGGAGATCGCGAAGGCGGGGCTGGAGCGCGAGATCTGGCAGTACTTCACCGTGCTGACCGGCAACCGCACCGTGGGCGTGATGGGCGACGAGCGGACGTACGCCTACACGCTCGCCGTCCGCGCGGTCCTGTCGCAGGAGGGCATGACGGCGGATTTCGCGCGTATTCCCTGGGACGTCCTGGCGGCCATTTCGACGCGCATTGTCAACGAGGTCCCGGGCATCAACCGCGTCGTGTACGACATCACGTCCAAGCCGCCCGCGACCATCGAGTGGGAGTGA
- the purB gene encoding adenylosuccinate lyase, protein MIDRYSRPEMASLWTLEEKMRWWLEVEILAVEAWAELGVIPKEDARLIRERARFDVNRVLEIEQETRHDVVAFTRAVSESLGPERKWVHYGLTSTDVVDTALMAQLRRPIEIIREDVEQLLSTLEALAKKHKYTVMMGRTHGVHAEPTTFGLKCLLWYAELGRDLERFDAASERMRYGKISGAVGTYANVDPRVEEYVCSRLGLKPAPISTQTLQRDRHAEFIFTLALLGTTLDKIATEIRALQKSEVREVEEPFYKGQKGSSAMPHKRNPVSCEQISGLSRVLRGYIVPVLEDVPLWHERDISHSSVERIVLPDATILIDYMLNRMNRILTDLHVYPENMRRNMDRTHGLVFSQRVMTALVDKGLSREEAYDTVQPLAMQAWEEARSFKDLVLASDRVRAHLTPEEIDALFDPSWHLKHVDTIFHRFGM, encoded by the coding sequence GTGATCGACCGGTACAGCCGGCCTGAGATGGCGAGCCTGTGGACGCTGGAAGAAAAGATGCGGTGGTGGCTGGAAGTCGAGATCCTCGCGGTGGAGGCGTGGGCCGAACTCGGCGTCATCCCGAAGGAGGACGCGCGGCTCATCCGCGAACGCGCGCGCTTCGACGTGAACCGCGTGCTGGAAATTGAGCAGGAGACGCGCCACGACGTGGTGGCATTCACCCGCGCGGTCTCGGAGTCGCTTGGCCCGGAGCGGAAGTGGGTGCACTACGGGCTGACGTCGACGGACGTGGTCGACACCGCGCTAATGGCGCAGTTGCGCCGTCCCATCGAGATCATCCGCGAGGACGTGGAGCAGCTCCTCTCGACGCTTGAAGCGCTCGCGAAAAAGCACAAATACACCGTCATGATGGGCCGCACGCACGGCGTGCACGCGGAACCCACCACGTTCGGGCTCAAGTGCCTGCTCTGGTACGCCGAATTGGGGCGCGATCTCGAGCGGTTCGACGCGGCGAGCGAGCGCATGCGCTACGGCAAGATCTCCGGCGCCGTGGGCACGTACGCGAACGTCGATCCGCGGGTGGAGGAATACGTCTGCTCGAGACTCGGATTGAAGCCTGCGCCCATCAGTACGCAGACGTTGCAGCGGGATCGGCACGCGGAGTTCATCTTCACCCTGGCGCTCCTCGGCACGACGCTGGACAAGATTGCGACCGAGATCCGCGCGCTGCAGAAGTCCGAGGTGCGCGAGGTGGAGGAGCCCTTCTACAAGGGGCAGAAGGGATCTTCCGCCATGCCGCACAAGCGAAATCCGGTGTCGTGCGAGCAGATCTCCGGCCTCTCGCGCGTGCTGCGCGGCTACATCGTGCCCGTGCTCGAAGACGTGCCTCTCTGGCACGAGCGCGACATCAGCCACTCGTCCGTGGAGCGCATCGTGCTTCCGGACGCGACTATTCTCATCGACTACATGCTGAACCGCATGAACCGCATCTTGACCGATCTGCACGTCTACCCCGAGAACATGCGCCGCAACATGGATCGGACGCACGGGCTCGTCTTCTCGCAGCGCGTCATGACCGCGCTCGTGGACAAGGGCCTGTCGCGCGAGGAGGCGTACGACACCGTCCAGCCGCTCGCGATGCAGGCGTGGGAAGAGGCGAGATCGTTCAAGGACCTCGTCCTCGCGTCCGATCGCGTCCGGGCTCACCTCACGCCTGAGGAGATCGATGCCCTGTTCGATCCGTCCTGGCATCTGAAGCACGTCGACACCATCTTCCACCGCTTTGGCATGTGA
- the purC gene encoding phosphoribosylaminoimidazolesuccinocarboxamide synthase produces MAEETLLYEGKAKKVFATSDPGVVRVLYKDDATAFNGEKRGTIAGKGAINNQMSNLLFRYLEEHGVPTHFVEEISERETLVRKVEIIPLEVVVRNIAAGSFSKRFGIEEGTPLERPLVEFYYKNDALGDPLVTDDHALILHLATADDLAELRRLALAVNDLLVRRFREAGLILVDFKLEFGRLPSGEIVLADEISPDTCRLWDERTREKLDKDRFRRDLGGVEEAYQEVWARLKGGVAR; encoded by the coding sequence ATGGCCGAGGAAACGCTGCTTTACGAAGGCAAGGCGAAAAAGGTGTTTGCGACGTCCGACCCAGGCGTGGTGCGCGTCCTGTACAAGGACGACGCCACCGCGTTCAACGGCGAGAAGCGCGGGACCATCGCCGGCAAGGGCGCCATCAACAACCAGATGAGCAACCTCCTGTTCCGCTACCTCGAAGAGCACGGTGTTCCTACCCACTTTGTGGAAGAGATCTCCGAGCGGGAGACGCTCGTGCGCAAGGTGGAGATCATCCCGCTCGAGGTGGTCGTCCGCAACATCGCGGCCGGCAGTTTCTCCAAGCGGTTCGGGATCGAAGAGGGCACGCCGCTCGAGCGGCCTTTGGTCGAGTTCTACTACAAGAACGACGCGCTCGGCGATCCGCTTGTGACCGACGATCACGCCCTCATTCTGCACCTCGCCACGGCGGACGACCTCGCCGAGCTTAGGCGTCTCGCGCTCGCCGTGAACGATCTCCTCGTTCGGCGTTTTCGCGAGGCCGGGCTCATCCTCGTGGACTTCAAGCTGGAGTTCGGGCGGCTTCCGTCGGGCGAGATCGTCCTGGCGGACGAGATCTCACCGGACACCTGCCGGCTTTGGGATGAACGCACGAGGGAAAAACTGGATAAAGATAGGTTCCGACGCGATCTCGGCGGCGTCGAAGAGGCGTACCAAGAGGTGTGGGCGCGGCTCAAAGGAGGCGTGGCGCGTTGA
- the purS gene encoding phosphoribosylformylglycinamidine synthase subunit PurS: MKQFEVEVKVWLKPSVFDPQGHAVHGALVSLGFQGAGEVRIGKFIQMTLEAEDEGAAARQVDDMCQKVLANPVMETYAFEIRERGQ, translated from the coding sequence TTGAAGCAGTTTGAGGTCGAGGTCAAGGTGTGGTTGAAGCCGTCCGTCTTCGATCCGCAGGGGCACGCGGTGCACGGCGCCCTCGTGTCGCTCGGCTTTCAGGGAGCGGGCGAGGTGCGAATCGGCAAGTTCATTCAGATGACGCTCGAGGCGGAGGACGAAGGGGCGGCGGCGCGCCAGGTGGACGACATGTGCCAGAAGGTGCTCGCCAACCCCGTCATGGAGACGTACGCGTTCGAGATCAGGGAGCGAGGCCAATGA
- the purQ gene encoding phosphoribosylformylglycinamidine synthase subunit PurQ, with protein MRWAVVVFPGSNCDRDAEQAIRLVTGDPVDLVWHDAEDLSAYDAIVLPGGFSYGDYLRAGAIARFSPVVRAVAREAERGKPVLGICNGFQILTESGLLPGALLANHHLQFRCEIAKLRVETNDSPFTRLYEPGEMIRIPIAHGEGRYHAEPEVLEELRREGRVAFRYVENPNGSVDDIAGILNARRNVLGLMPHPERAVIDWMGSEDGIRMFQSIHAHVEEGLTHA; from the coding sequence ATGAGGTGGGCGGTTGTCGTCTTCCCGGGTTCCAATTGCGATCGCGACGCCGAGCAGGCCATCCGCCTGGTGACGGGCGATCCGGTCGATCTCGTCTGGCACGACGCGGAAGATCTCAGCGCCTACGACGCAATCGTGCTGCCGGGCGGTTTCTCCTACGGGGATTATCTTCGCGCAGGCGCCATCGCGCGGTTCTCGCCCGTGGTGCGCGCGGTGGCGCGCGAGGCCGAGCGCGGCAAGCCGGTGCTCGGCATCTGCAACGGGTTTCAGATCTTGACGGAGTCGGGACTTTTGCCGGGCGCGCTCCTCGCCAACCATCATCTCCAGTTTCGCTGCGAGATCGCCAAACTTCGCGTGGAGACGAACGATTCGCCGTTCACGCGCCTGTATGAGCCGGGGGAGATGATCCGTATTCCCATCGCGCACGGCGAAGGCCGCTATCACGCGGAGCCTGAGGTCTTGGAGGAGCTTCGCCGCGAGGGCCGCGTGGCGTTCCGCTACGTCGAGAATCCGAATGGATCCGTCGACGACATCGCGGGCATTTTGAACGCCAGGCGGAACGTGCTCGGCCTCATGCCGCATCCGGAGCGGGCCGTGATCGACTGGATGGGTTCGGAGGACGGCATTCGCATGTTTCAATCGATTCACGCGCACGTCGAGGAGGGCCTAACGCATGCGTGA